The Thioflexithrix psekupsensis genomic interval TGGAAAAGGAGATGGGTAAATTGGTATTTACCATCTGCATCTGTTGTGGTGGTGGCAATCACTGTACCGGCACTGTTTTTTAATTGTACCGTTACGCCTGACATGCCACTTTCGCCATCTTGTTGACCGTCGCCATTTTCATCTAACCAAACAAAATCGCCAATACTGCCCGTGCCGCGGTAGCCGAAGTCGGCATCATTGAATTGTTGACCCGTGGTTAGGGTGACGGTGAATTCTGTGGCTGTGGTTGCGGCCACGCCTGCGGGCAATGTGTCGGGGTCAACTTTAACGCGATACGTTCCTGCGAGTAAGTCAGTAAAACGGTAATTGCCGTTGGCATTGGTGGTGACAAAATTATCAGTGCCATCATTGGTATAATCGCCGTCGTTATTGAGGTCGATTAAAACCTTAATGTCCTCCAATCCCACTTCGTCCCCATCTTTTACCCCATCCCCGTCTAAGTCTAACCAAATGGTGTCGCCGATACTGGCGGGTTGGAAGTAGCCGAAGTCAATATCAGTGTGTTGGGCTTGTACAGCGGTGTTCAAACTGACTGCAACGGCTGTTGTCAGCGTATTGGCGTTTGGTACAAAGGTGAAATTGTCTAACAATGGATTGGTGTCTGGAATAACCACTAAGTAGTTTCCATCGCTTAAACCCGTAAAGTTGTATTGCCCTGTCGCGCTGGTGGTTTTGGTTTCTACCAAAGTATCGCCTGCATCTAAAAGACCGTCACCATTGGTATCTGAATATAATCGTACCGTTACCCCAGCAATCCCCAATTCTCCTGTATTTTGTACGCCATCTTGATTGCTGTCTTCCCACACCAAATCACCAATACTGCCGCCTGTTCGATAGCCAAAATCAGCATCTGTGCGGTGTTCATTGGCTGTCAGAGTCGCAGAAAACGGTAAATTACCTGTGGTACTGGATTGATTGTCTAAGGGAGTTCCCGCACCATCCGTGACTTCAATGACGTAATTACCCGCCGTTAAACCGGTGAAATTGTACCAACCTGTGCTGTCGGTGACTTTGCTTTGATTGAGTGTATGAGATTCGCCTGTATCCCAAACGCCATTGCTATTGCTGTCTGTGTAGTTGTATAAGGTGACAGTCACTCCTGCAATGCCCAATTCTCCCGCGTCTTGTACACCATCGCCGTCCGTGTCCGACCAAATGAAATCTCCCACACTCGCGCCTTGACGATAGCCAAAATCAGCATTGAGATATTCATGACCTCCTCCCGATAAATCAACAGGATGCGCTTGATTATTCGTGGTGGGCGCGTAATTGGCTAATACAGCAGCCGTGTCTGTCACCATGACCAAATATTTTGCGGGAGGCAAGCCTGCAAACAGATATTTTCCATCCGTACCTGTGGTTTGTGTGGTGACAAGCGTATCACCCGCATCTAAAATGCCGTCCTCATTAACATCTATGTATAAATTAACCGTCACTCCTTCTAAACCCAATTCTCCCGCATCTTGTGCGCCGTCGCCGTCGGTATCGTTCCAAATGAAGTCGCCAATAATCGCTCCCACACTAACCCGTTCATCATGCAAAATATCTTGACCATGATAAGTCCCTGGTTCATTTTCAGCCGCTCCCGTATCCGTCAAGGTAAACGGAGTGGACATTGTCGGCGTTTTCGCTGTGGCTGAAACATTACTGTTAAATGCGCCTGTTGTTGTACCGACATTGGCTTTAAAGGTAATGGTGATTTCGCCGCCTGAAGGGAAACTGATACTGGATAAATCCCACTCAAGATCACTACCTGTAATGGTTGGATTTATTGTGACGGTAGTGCCATCTGGTTTGGTAATGGTTGCACTGTTTGTCACATAGCTAAAACTACTCGGCAGCGAATCGGTCACTGATAAATTTGTAATTAATTCTGAAGGGTCGATATTTTTCAGTTTAATGACATACTCAGCTTCGCCATTCACAGGAACATTAGGCGTGGTGGTGTCTTTGTCGATGATGAGCGGATACAAATAAAGGCTGGCCGTATCTTTTGCCGTCATCAGGTGACTATTGATGTCTTTCCCTGTTACAAAAGATTCGTTATTGTTTGCGCCGCCTTTGACGCTGGCGTTGGTTTCAGCTTGGAATTTGAGTACGACATATTCATTCAGCTTTAGTTCGCTAATCCCTTTTCCCGCTTTTAAATCCCACTGCAAATCTTGTGGTGCTGCTTGACCATCGTTAGAAATCGTGGTTGGATTAAACACGCCTTGTGGAATGCCATTGTGCGTAAACGTTGCGGAATTAGGCACATACTGCCAACCAATCGGCAATTTATCTCGAACTGTGGGATCGCTCATCAATTGGTAAGCGGGAATGGCTAGAGTAAATGTAGCCACTTGATTGGTTGCAGGAAGGGACGTGGTGACATCCACGGTTTTAATAATCCCCAAACCCACATCCATCCATTCCGCAGGCAAGGGAAGAGTCGCATAACCAAAATCTAAGTAGGGAGATTGTCGAACCACCCCTGGCTGATCAGGGTCTTGTCCCCATGCCGCAGAAATGGGACCTGTTGCCCAGACGTGCATTCCTGTATTGTTGTTATTGGGACCAAAAATTTTGATGGATTCTAGGCGATTAGCGACGTGACTGATAGTTTGAATACCATCGCCATTAAAATCATAAAGATCGGGTTCTCCATCTCGATTAAAATCAACAAAAATCCGTGTCCCATCTTCCACTACAGTCACGAAAGCGGGAGAACCATTCACTCCACTTGAACTAGGCGGAGTGTTACTGTTACCCGGAGCCAAACCTAAAAAATATTCATCACGCAATAAATATTTGGGAACTAAACCAAAACCCCAATCGTAGTTACTGCCGTAGTTAATGCCACTGGTAATCCCTCCTTTATCAATCGCTGCTAATGCCCAAAAATTAGGCCCATCACTTTTTAGGTGTAAGGCCGATTTGACGGGAATATCTGATAAACCTATTTTCTGTAAAAACGAAGCAAACTCATTAGCCGCCACATCAAAAGTTCCAGATACGATAACACCCAAATCATTCCGATATTGATAGCTGATCGTTGTTTCTACAGGAGAAAACATGTAAACATCCGTGTCAATAGTATGAGAGACACTATCGCTATCTGCTTTTTTATCTGTCTTACTAAATCCACTAACAGGCATATAATACTCATTATCCCAAAGATTTTGCGGAGTTAATGAATAGCCGCGAGATTCAGAATGGGCAGTTGCATGTTGTTTACCCGCAATCACTTGGGCTTGAACGGGCTTATTGGCATTAATAATGGCAAAATCAGTGGTGACTGCATTCCCTACGTTATAGGATGTATTATAATAATTGACTCCAGCTGTGGTTGCATCATTATCGCTCCCTCCGCTACTACCAACAGCATTAGTTAGCCGACCAATAATCGCCGTTTGACCACGATCAAGGATGTATTCTTTACTGCCCGGTGAAGTTTCTGTCAGTGCAACAGGAATACCTGTTGTAGAATTTGTAGCACTTAAAGTTAATTTATTGCCAAGTTTATCCACTACAGAAACAACGGTACCATTTTCAACCGCCTGAATAAAACCATAAACTTTAGTAAAAGGGAGAAAACCATGATTCGTTGCTAAACCCTGACCCGGCATGACATAAGTGGTTTGAAACGGTTTGGCAGGGAAAATTTCCCACGCATTCCCATAGATTGAACCCATTGCGCCAATCGGATCGGTTCTCTGCGCTGGCCAAAACGCTTGGCTGACCGTCACAGGCGCGCCGACAACACGGAAATAGTCGCCTCCGTCGTATTTAGTATCTGTTCCTCTGGGTTGTACAGAAACAAGATTCTCAAAAGATTGATAACTCCCTTTGGGAATAGTAAAAACTTCTGGTGTTATATAACCATCTTCCCAATGGTAATAATAAACCGTCGCCTCCCCCACCGAACTGGTGATAGAAAGCAACATGTTTAAGCCACTGGCTTCATGCAAATTTGGATCATTATCCAACGATTCCATCACTGCCCAGGCGGCATTAGACGGGGCAGGCACGTAATATTCCGTATAACCTGCCATAATGCCTTTTAAATAGGTAAACCCAAAATCGACATTTGTATGCGAACTACTGCCTGTTAAGTTCACCAACGCGACGTGTTCTGCTTGATCCAAATGTTTATTGGCATCGTCGGGCGTAAAACCGTCAAAATTCTGCATGGTACGGCCACCATAAGCTGAACCTGCCGCCGTTAAAGGTATCGCTGGAGTGATTGCATTGCCGTCATCATCGATTAAAATCCCCATACCGCCATAGGTTTGATCGACTGTTCCGCCCAAAGCAGTAATATCATCTGCATTGACCACTACCCAATGTGTGCCAGTTCCTGTAACACTAAAACTATAATGTCCTGTGCCATTGGTCATTGTGTCGTCAATTAATGTATCACCATTGTCTAAAACGCCATCGCCATCATCTTGGTACAAATAAACCCTGACCTTATCAATTCCCGCATCCCCAAGGCCTGAAATATTCGCATCCCCTTCTTTATCAAATACAATTCGTCCTGAAATCGTATCCGCAAACACCCCCTCCCACATCTCCTGCACGTCATAACTAATCAACAATGGCGATTCAATTGCGGCTGTTTCATATTCTAAAATCCAATTGCCGCCTAAATTCGCGTGTCCTGTGTCGTCGATAGACGCGGCGATGTCTGCGCCCGTTAAAAAGCCTAAAGTTTGGACAAATTCTATCCCAATAGACGACTCTGCTACACGACAGCCGTACAACAAAATATCTGCATTGGGTTGCAAAACCGATTGCCAATGGCGAAAAATATCCGCTTGTTGCAACAAACTGTCTTGCGTCAAGGTGCTATTCCCCACACTCAAACGGCCGTCGCTGGCGTGGGATAAAATATGGATTGCCGCAATTTCATTGTGCGCCAACACTGCCGCGTTGATTTGACTGACCCCGTTTTGATCCGCGCTTAATAAAATCACTTCTATATCATTGTGTTGCATTAAATCTTGCAACAAAACCTCATAACCGTTTAAACGAGAATCCACAAATACTAATGTAGTTCCTTTCGACTCCGTGTCGTTCAATACGCTCTCTGTTCCCGTCTCAGAAGGACTCAATGGTAAATCATCAAGTGATTGAATTGCCTTGATTTGGGTCGATAATCCGCTGCCTTGCACCGCAAAAACTTGAATCGTGCTGTCACTGTGATTTGTAGCAAAATCCGTTTGTTGATAAGCGTGCAAGGTGTCGGCGGTCAAATAATCCCCACCCAATTGTAGCCCATTTTCCGTTATTTTCCCCAAAACGTAAACATTCATCGCTTGGGTTTGCTGGGCGAATTCGCTTTGTATCTGCTGTAAACCTGACTGATCGTTGTCCAAAACCACAACATGCAGCGTCGCCAAAGACACGCCCGCTTGTTCTAACAAAGGCTGGTAATCCACCTGACTGTCCACAAATAACCAAGTACTTATCGCAGGCGGATCAGCCGTCACTGCGACGGTTTCTTGCGTAGAATCAATCGCCTCTGTGGCATTATCACGGGATAGCGTGGGATCAGTGCGGGCTTCGCGTGCCGTCGCGGCATCCAGGCTTGCCAAAGCCTGCGCCGCCGCATCCACCAATACATCATCGGGCGGTGCAATCATTTCTGCATCCACCATGGCCATGGCCATTAACGGATTCGCGCTTAATAAAACCCGTTCTTCTAAACGTTCAAATAATAAATTGGTGTGTTTCTTACCCATCACATTAATCCCCAAAATAAAAACTATCGCCGTGCAGAGATGCGCTTAAATCATAAAACTATTCACGATGTGAAACGGGTCTAATTTTCAGAATGGGTAAATCAAGCCCTTCTAAAGAATCTTCCTCTGTTTCTTCCACAATTTCTAATTTATTAACCGTGAGCAATTGACCTTGTGCGCGTTGTAAATTCATTAATGAAACATTATAAGCAATATAGCTCATTAAAAACGCGTGTTCGCGTTGCGTTAAATTGGCTTGTGCATCTAATAAACGTTGTAAATCGGTTTGTTGATTTTGGCTTAATTTACGCCGATCCGATAAGGTGTTTAAATGGGCTTCACTGGCTTGCATCGCGGCATAAGCACTGTTAAATTCTCGAAATGCCGTATCGACTTCCCGCGCTGCCACTTGCACTTCTAATAACACCGTATCAATCGTGGTTCTTAATTGCGAAACCAATTGACGCACTTCTAATTGACGGCGGCGTTCTCTGGCTTTTGCCACTTGATTATCCAAAGGCATATCAAATAACAAACCGACGGAATAACCTGGCCCGCCAATATCAAATTCATTTTTAAAAGCTTGGTTATAATCTCGGTCGCCTTCTAATCCTGCCAAATAACCTGTTAAGATAAAATCTAAAATCGGCAATATTTCCTTTTCTGCCATTTGCAAACGAATCACGCCCGCTTTTAACTGTTTAAACGCCTGTTTAATTTCGGGACGATGCTGTAAAGCGCGTTGTACGGCGTGGCTTAATTCCACCGCATGAGCGGTTAAAACAGGATTATCATTAGGAATTAATTCTAATTCTCGCGTTAAAGGCAAATCAGGGCTATTAATTAAAGCTAACAATTTCCCTTCGGCATTGCGCACGGCTTGTTCAGCGCGAATGCTATCCGTTTGACGCACGGCTAATGTGGCGCGTGCCATTTGCAAATCACTGGCGAGGGTATCAATGCCTAATCGAGCGGCTAATTCATCGACTAACGTTTGCGTTTCGGCCACTAATTTTTTCTTTTGTAACAAATTCGCCCGCTCTAAATATAAACCCCAATAAGAACGGTGAATTTCTAACAAATGCGCTTCCGTTTGCCGCACAAATTCATCTAAAGCAATCTCATGATCCACTTTCGCCACAGCAATCGTGCTGTCGTTATAAGTAATTCCGCTGCCATTTAATAACGGTTGACGAAAACTTAACGCCAAACGCGCATGACCTTGATCGTGGGGAATTAAAAATTCTGAATTATTATCCAATACGCCAAGCCGTTGCGATAATTCGATTTCTCCCCCAGTAATCAATGGTTTACGAACACCTGCTTTCACAAACCA includes:
- a CDS encoding TolC family protein, with the protein product MNFLKPLTGSIAAVLTLSGCASTAHWEERYERLSDPLIQEYQEKALKLDNELLNYQVNLHAQSSPAVSRDITETSENSGTALTPTLTENSGDVSAPIPTSYQAWWQDLLKQSFNKNTKPTYATLSDLFIAAANHSHQIRVFSDLPLIRRTSIDEAEGRFDLHAFAEAVYREEDEPIGSTLQTGRSQGRFKEEEWFVKAGVRKPLITGGEIELSQRLGVLDNNSEFLIPHDQGHARLALSFRQPLLNGSGITYNDSTIAVAKVDHEIALDEFVRQTEAHLLEIHRSYWGLYLERANLLQKKKLVAETQTLVDELAARLGIDTLASDLQMARATLAVRQTDSIRAEQAVRNAEGKLLALINSPDLPLTRELELIPNDNPVLTAHAVELSHAVQRALQHRPEIKQAFKQLKAGVIRLQMAEKEILPILDFILTGYLAGLEGDRDYNQAFKNEFDIGGPGYSVGLLFDMPLDNQVAKARERRRQLEVRQLVSQLRTTIDTVLLEVQVAAREVDTAFREFNSAYAAMQASEAHLNTLSDRRKLSQNQQTDLQRLLDAQANLTQREHAFLMSYIAYNVSLMNLQRAQGQLLTVNKLEIVEETEEDSLEGLDLPILKIRPVSHRE